One Drechmeria coniospora strain ARSEF 6962 chromosome 01, whole genome shotgun sequence genomic region harbors:
- a CDS encoding phospholipid-translocating P-type ATPase domain-containing protein: MTSPTIPENGADADGRKVQATQRSRWATRKMTVKSGRTKRLSLLNRMQHHRRAGSNEKHSAGHGAHEPPLGDPVVEDRDDGEDRDESSDSDDSEAKTTRTLYFNVPLPDYMLEDGRPINSFPRNKIRTAKYTPLSFIPKNLWFQFHNVANIFFLFLVILVVFPIFGGVNPGLNAVPLIFIFIVTAIKDAVEDYRRTILDIELNNAPVHRLHNWHNVNVEVDSVSGWRAFKKATSTFFGSIWRAIQSLWSKKARQVRAERKMRKLNPAEEDGRPSLDTLHTTRRSIRESLTSPFSDRTSFASAREEFQMTPVPSPTAADGHPHLEFQLPDDQDARRASAIQAMTSDLINYRRAPEGAKFKRDTWKSIQVGDFVRIYNDDELPADVIILSTSDPDGACYVETKNLDGETNLKVRQALRCGRTLRHARDCERAEFRIESETPQPNLYKYNGAIQWEQPVPGHPDEPEEMKEPITIDNLLLRGCNLRNTDWVLGVVVYTGHDTKTMMNAGITPSKRSRIAREMNFNVVCNFGILLIMCVLAAIINGVAWAKTDASLYFFEFGSIGGTAPMSGFITFWAAIIVFQNLIPISLYITLEIVRTLQAIFIFSDVEMYYEKIDQPCIPKSWNISDDVGQIEYIFSDKTGTLTQNVMEFKKATINGQPYGEAYTEAQAGMQKRQGLDVDKETARILAEIADAKVRALEDLRKIHDNPYLHDEDVTFIAPDFVADLAGESGQEQRQSNEDFMLALALCHTVIAERTPGDPPRMIFKAQSPDEEALVSTARDMGFVVLGNSSDSINLEVLGEERHYPLLNTIEFNSSRKRMSSIVRMPDGKIVLFCKGADSIIYARLRRGLQQQLRKQTAEHLEMFAREGLRTLCIARRELTEQEYKEWKVQHDAAAAALENREEKLEAVAELIEQDLMLLGGTAIEDRLQDGVPDTIALLGQAGIKLWVLTGDKVETAINIGFSCNLLNNDMELIHMKIDEDELGETSDDTFLDMTESILDENLAIFGLDGGDEDLARARKTHEPPAPTHGLVIDGFTLRWALNDRLKQKFLLLGKHCKSVLCCRVSPAQKASVVAMVKNGLDVMTLSIGDGANDVAMIQEADVGVGIAGVEGRQAAMSSDYAIAQFRFLQRLVLVHGRWSYRRLAESISNFFYKNMVWTFGIFWFEIFADFDMTYLFDYTYILMFNLFFTSVPVAIMGVLDQDVSDKVSLAVPELYRRGIERLEWTQRKFWLYMIDGIYQSVMVFFIPYLLFVPSRPVSSNGLGLEDRLRFGAYIAHPAVVTINGYILINTYRWDWLMLLVVAISDLFIFFWTGIYTSFPSSGYFYNTAAQVYGELTFWATFFIVPVICLFPRFAIKAMQKVYWPYDVDIIREQEKMGKFAHLSAGEGDGPNAGDDKSQKSRSSNSSKKAAKHLAYGSVDEDLRPIYPPSTATRATMHNRAQDGSDSTSFTPNRMSLDTPPVNYMSDTPPQGRTSIDRTRPSYDRMRMSMDHIRPSYEASADFTSAARLTRIESSASQDVHTGGRIRSRLRGLSLTKKANH; this comes from the exons ATGACCTCACCGACGATCCCCGAgaacggcgccgacgccgacggtcgAAAGGTTCAAGCGACCCAACGGTCTCGATGGGCCACGCGGAAGATGACGGTCAAGAGCGGTCGCACCAAGCGCCTCTCGCTCTTGAACCGCATGCAGCACCATCGACGCGCCGGGTCCAACGAGAAGCATTccgccggccatggcgcccACGAGCCTCCGCTCGGGgaccccgtcgtcgaggaccgcgacgacggggaggatCGCGACGAATCCTCGGATTCCGACGACAGCGAGGCCAAGACCACCCGCACCCTCTACTTCAACGTCCCCCTCCCCGACTACAtgctcgaggacggccgcCCGATCAACAGCTTTCCCCGGAATAAAATCCGGACGGCCAAGTACACGCCGCTTTCCTTCATCCCCAAGAACCTGTGGTTCCAGTTTCACAACGTGGCCAACATCTTCTTCCTGTTTCTCGTCATTCTCGTC GTGTTCCCCATCTTCGGCGGCGTCAACCCCGGCCTCAACGCCGTCCCCCtcatcttcatcttcatcgtcaccgccatcAAGGATGCCGTCGAAGATTACCGAAGAACGATTCTCGACATCGAGCTCAACAACGCGCCCGTGCACCGACTCCACAATTGGCACAATGTcaacgtcgaggtcgacagCGTCTCCGGGTGGAGGGCCTTCAAGAAGGCCACGTCGACCTTTTTCGGCTCCATCTGGCGTGCCATCCAGAGCCTGTGGTCCAAGAAGGCGAGGCAGGTCCGGGCCGAACGCAAGATGCGCAAGCTCAAccccgccgaggaggacggccgCCCGTCGCTCGACACTCTTCACACGACCCGGAGGTCGATACGCGAATCCCTGACCTCGCCCTTCTCCGACCGCACCTCGTTCGCCTCGGCCCGCGAGGAATTTCAGATGACGCCCGTGCcatccccgacggcggccgacggccatcctCATCTCGAGTTCCAGCTGCCCGACGACCAAGACGCCAGGCGCGCCTCGGCCATCCAGGCCATGACGTCGGATCTCATCAACTACCGCCGCGCGCCCGAAGGGGCCAAGTTCAAGCGCGACACCTGGAAGAGCATCCAGGTCGGCGACTTCGTCCGCATctacaacgacgacgagctgcccGCCGATGTCATCATCCTCTCCACCTCGGACCCGGACGGCGCCTGCTACGTCGAGACCAAGAACTTGGACGGCGAAACGAACCTCAAGGTTCGCCAGGCTCTTCGCTGCGGACGCACCCTCCGCCACGCCCGCGACTGCGAGAGGGCCGAGTTCCGCATCGAGAGCGAGACTCCGCAGCCGAAcctctacaagtacaacggCGCCATCCAGTGGGAGCAGCCCGTTCCCGGACACCCCGACGAGCCCGAGGAGATGAAGGAGcccatcaccatcgacaaCCTCCTGCTCCGCGGATGCAACCTGAGGAATACAGATTgggtcctcggcgtcgtcgtctacACCGGCCACGACACCAAGACCATGATGAACGCCGGCATCACGCCCAGCAAGCGATCCAGGATCGCCCGCGAGATGAACTTCAACGTCGTCTGCAActtcggcatcctcctcatcatgtgcgtcctcgccgccatcatcaACGGCGTCGCCTGGGCCAAGACGGACGCGTCCCTCTACTTCTTCGAGTTCGGCTCCATCGGTGGCACCGCCCCTATGAGTGGCTTCATCACCTTCTGggccgccatcatcgtcttccAGAACCTGATCCCCATCTCCCTCTACATCACGCTCGAGATCGTCCGCACGCTGCAGGCCATCTTCATCTTCAGCGACGTCGAGATGTACTACGAGAAGATTGACCAGCCGTGCATCCCCAAGTCGTGGAACAtctccgacgacgtcggccagaTCGAGTACATATTCTCCGACAAGACCGGCACGCTGACCCAGAACGTCATGGAGTTCAAGAAGGCGACCATCAACGGCCAGCCGTACGGCGAGGCCTACACCGAGGCCCAGGCGGGCATGCAGAAGCGCcagggcctcgacgtcgacaaggagacggcgaggatCCTGGCCGAGatcgccgacgccaaggTCAGGGCACTCGAGGACCTTCGGAAGATCCACGACAACCCGTACCTtcacgacgaggacgtcaCCTTCATCGCGCCCGatttcgtcgccgacctggCCGGCGAGTCGGGGCAGGAGCAGAGGCAGTCCAACGAGGATTTcatgctcgccctcgccctgtGCCacaccgtcatcgccgagcgGACGCCGGGCGATCCGCCGAGGATGATCTTCAAGGCTCAGTcgcccgacgaggaagccctCGTCTCGACCGCCCGCGACAtgggcttcgtcgtcctcggcaacTCCAGCGACTCCATCAACCTCGAGGTGCTGGGCGAGGAGCGCCACTACCCGCTCCTCAACACCATCGAGTTCAACTCGAGCAGGAAGAGGATGAGCTCCATCGTGCGCATGCCCGACGGCAAGATCGTCCTGTTCTGCAAGGGCGCCGACTCCATCATCTACGCGCGCCTGAGGAGGggcctgcagcagcagctgagGAAGCAGACGGCCGAGCACCTCGAGATGTTTGCCCGGGAGGGCCTGCGGACGCTCTGCATCGCCCGACGGGAGTTGACGGAGCAGGAGTACAAGGAATGGAAGGTGcagcacgacgccgccgccgcggcgctcgagaaccgcgaggagaagctcgaggccgtggccgagctcATCGAGCAGGATCTGATGctgctcggcggcaccgccatCGAGGATCGTCTCCAGGACGGCGTGCCCGACACCATCGCCCTGCTCGGCCAGGCCGGCATCAAGCTCTGGGTCTTGACCGGCGACAAGGTCGAGACGGCCATCAACATCGGCTTCTCCTGCAACCTGCTCAACAACGACATGGAGCTGATCCACATGAAGattgacgaggacgagctcggcgagacgAGCGACGACACCTTCCTCGACATGACGGAgagcatcctcgacgagaacCTGGCCATCTTCGGactcgatggcggcgacgaggacctcgcccgggcgaggaagacgcacgaaccgccggcgcccacgcacggcctcgtcatcgacggcttCACCCTCCGCTGGGCGCTCAACGACCGGCTGAAGCAGAagttcctcctcctcggcaagcACTGCAAGTCCGTCCTGTGCTGCCGCGTGAGCCCCGCCCAGAAGGCTTCGGTCGTGGCCATGGTCAAGAACGGGCTGGACGTCATGACGCTGtccatcggcgacggagccaacgacgtggccatgatccaggaggccgacgtcggcgtcggcatcgccggcgtcgagggccgccAGGCGGCCATGTCGTCCGACTACGCCATCGCCCAGTTCCGCTTCCTCCAgaggctcgtcctcgtccacggccGGTGGTCGTATCGACGCCTGGCCGAGAGCATCAGCAACTTCTTCTACAAGAACATGGTGTGGACCTTTGGCATCTTCTGGTTCGAGATCTTCGCCGACTTCGACATGACGTACCTCTTCGACTACAcgtacatcctgatgttCAACCTCTTCTTCACCTCGGTGcccgtcgccatcatgggCGTGCTGGACCAGGACGTCTCGGACAAGGTCTCGCTGGCCGTGCCCGAGCTCTACCGGCGGGGCATCGAGCGGCTCGAGTGGACGCAGCGCAAATTTTG GCTCTACATGATCGACGGCATCTACCAATCCGTCATGGTCTTCTTCATCCCCTACCTGCTCTTCGTCCCCTCCCGTCCGGTCTCGTCCAACGGGCTGGGTTTGGAGGACCGGTTGCGATTCGGAGCGTACATTGCGCACCCCGCCGTCGTGACGATCAACGGGTACATCCTCATCAACACGTACCGTTGGGACTGGCTCATGCTGCTCGTCGTGGCCATCAGCGATCTCTTCATCTTCTTCTGGACGGGCATCTACACGTCCTTCCCGTCGTCGGGCTACTTCTACAACACGGCCGCCCAGGTGTACGGCGAGCTGACCTTTTGGGCCACCTTCTTCATCGTGCCCGTCATCTGCCTCTTTCCGCGCTTCGCCATCAAGGCGATGCAGAAGGTGTACTGGCCGTACGACGTGGACATCATCCGGGAGCAGGAGAAGATGGGCAAGTTTGCCCacctctcggccggcgagggcgacgggccCAACGCGGGCGATGACAAGAGCCAGAAATCTCGTTCGTCCAACAGCTCCAAGAAGGCAGCGAAGCACTTGGCTTACGGTAGTGTCGATGAAGACTTGCGGCCAATCTacccgccctcgacggcgacgcgcgCCACCATGCACAACCGCGCCCAGGACGGCAGCGACTCGACGAGCTTCACGCCGAACCGAATGTCGCTCGACACGCCGCCGGTGAACTACATGTCCGACACGCCACCGCAGGGCAGGACGTCGATCGACCGCACGAGGCCGTCGTACGACCGGATGCGCATGTCGATGGACCACATCAGGCCGAGCTACGAGGCCAGCGCCGActtcacctcggccgcgcgcCTGACGCGCATCGAATCCAGCGCGAGCCAGGACGTCCACACGGGCGGACGAATCCGGTCCAGGCTGCGCGGTCTTTCGCTGACCAAGAAAGCCAATCATTAG